From the genome of Vibrio navarrensis, one region includes:
- the rlmKL gene encoding bifunctional 23S rRNA (guanine(2069)-N(7))-methyltransferase RlmK/23S rRNA (guanine(2445)-N(2))-methyltransferase RlmL has product MNQYLAVTSNGLENLLAEELTNLGITDAKPVQAGVKFSASNEQIYRCCLWSRLASRFVRILSEFTCQDDMDLYLATVAINWVNQFHSTKKFIVDFNGTNREIRNSQYGAMKVKDAVVDCFEKKGLPRPNISKERPDVRLHVRLHKDKAILGIDMVGSGLHQRGYRPASGKAPLRETLAAAIILRSGWNSTQPLLDPMCGSGTLLIEAAMMAANMAPGVKREKWVFECLEDFEPEVWAQIKSEASVTARRGVKKVDAKFYGFDNDEKVLGIARENARRAGVAELIEFKLGDAATLSRPQGFDHGVIVSNPPYGERLGTEPGLIALYTAFGGQLKSEFGGCTASIFSSSDELLSCLRMRADKQFKLNNGALPCHQKNYTIAQRSAEQIEGADTPLSIAPDFANRLKKNIGKVGKWAKKEQLDCYRIYDADLPEYNVAIDIYLDHIVIQEYAAPKDIPEEKAKRRLTDIIRATIQVTGIEANKVVLKVREKQKGRNQYQKMAQVAQTMEVNEYGVKLIVNLYDYLDTGLFLDHKITRRRLGEMAQGKDFLNLFAYTGSATVHAAKGGARSTTTVDMSKTYLQWAKDNMALNGCVGNQHKFEQADCLQWLENAQGQYDLIFIDPPTFSNSKRMEASFDVQRDHIKLMKNLKRLLRLGGTIVFSNNKRHFKMDLESLLELGLNAQNISSQTLPLDFERNKQIHNCWLVTHQN; this is encoded by the coding sequence ATGAACCAATATCTTGCTGTTACCTCAAATGGGTTAGAAAACCTTCTTGCTGAAGAACTGACGAATCTAGGGATCACAGACGCCAAACCCGTACAGGCAGGGGTGAAATTTTCTGCTTCAAATGAGCAGATTTATCGTTGCTGTTTGTGGAGCCGTCTAGCTTCTCGTTTCGTAAGAATCCTTTCTGAGTTTACCTGTCAGGATGATATGGATCTTTATCTGGCAACCGTCGCGATTAACTGGGTAAATCAGTTCCACAGCACGAAAAAGTTCATTGTCGATTTCAACGGAACCAACCGTGAAATAAGAAATAGCCAGTACGGTGCGATGAAAGTGAAAGACGCTGTGGTGGACTGTTTTGAAAAGAAAGGGTTGCCTCGCCCGAACATTAGTAAAGAAAGACCAGACGTGCGTTTGCACGTGCGACTACACAAAGACAAAGCAATTTTGGGTATTGACATGGTCGGTAGCGGATTACATCAACGCGGCTACCGTCCGGCTTCGGGAAAAGCGCCACTGCGTGAAACGCTGGCTGCCGCAATCATCCTTCGCTCTGGCTGGAACTCAACTCAACCACTCCTCGACCCAATGTGTGGTTCAGGCACTCTTCTGATAGAAGCGGCAATGATGGCTGCGAACATGGCTCCGGGTGTGAAGCGTGAGAAATGGGTGTTTGAGTGCTTAGAAGATTTTGAACCTGAAGTGTGGGCACAGATAAAATCAGAAGCGAGTGTCACCGCTCGACGTGGTGTCAAAAAAGTTGACGCAAAGTTTTATGGCTTTGATAACGATGAAAAAGTCCTTGGCATTGCACGTGAAAACGCGCGACGTGCAGGTGTGGCTGAGCTGATTGAATTTAAATTGGGTGATGCGGCAACACTGTCACGTCCGCAAGGTTTCGACCATGGCGTTATTGTATCTAACCCCCCATACGGTGAGCGTTTGGGTACAGAACCAGGCTTAATTGCACTTTACACCGCATTTGGTGGACAGCTTAAGTCTGAGTTTGGCGGTTGTACTGCCTCCATCTTCTCGAGTTCAGATGAGCTACTAAGCTGTCTGCGTATGCGTGCTGATAAGCAGTTTAAATTGAATAACGGTGCGTTACCTTGTCACCAAAAGAACTACACCATAGCGCAAAGAAGCGCCGAACAGATTGAAGGCGCCGATACACCTCTTTCCATTGCCCCTGATTTTGCCAATCGATTGAAGAAAAATATCGGCAAAGTGGGCAAGTGGGCAAAGAAAGAACAACTGGATTGCTATCGCATCTATGACGCTGATCTTCCTGAATACAATGTGGCAATTGATATCTATCTCGATCATATTGTGATTCAGGAGTATGCAGCGCCTAAAGACATTCCAGAGGAAAAAGCGAAACGTCGTCTGACGGATATTATTCGTGCCACCATACAGGTGACGGGCATTGAAGCGAACAAAGTCGTGCTTAAGGTGCGTGAAAAACAAAAAGGGCGCAATCAATACCAGAAAATGGCTCAAGTCGCACAGACGATGGAAGTCAACGAGTATGGCGTTAAGCTCATTGTTAATCTCTACGATTACCTCGATACGGGTTTGTTTCTTGATCACAAGATCACTCGTCGTCGTCTTGGTGAAATGGCACAGGGCAAGGATTTCTTGAATCTGTTTGCTTATACAGGTAGTGCGACGGTACACGCGGCTAAAGGTGGTGCTCGTTCTACGACGACCGTCGATATGTCCAAAACCTATCTGCAATGGGCAAAAGACAACATGGCGTTAAATGGTTGTGTAGGCAATCAACATAAGTTTGAGCAAGCCGACTGTCTGCAGTGGCTAGAGAACGCGCAGGGGCAGTATGATCTTATTTTCATCGACCCACCGACATTCTCCAATTCGAAACGGATGGAAGCTTCTTTCGATGTACAACGTGATCACATCAAACTGATGAAAAATCTAAAGCGTCTGCTCAGACTGGGAGGAACGATTGTCTTCTCCAATAATAAGCGCCACTTCAAAATGGACTTGGAATCGCTTCTAGAGCTAGGTTTGAACGCTCAAAATATTTCTTCACAGACGTTACCACTCGATTTTGAACGCAATAAGCAGATCCATAACTGCTGGTTGGTAACGCATCAGAACTAA
- a CDS encoding glutaredoxin family protein, with protein sequence MVNALVILYSTQGCHLCEMALELANQAGIGDKLEVIDIAFDDGLFSRYGVTIPVLHCQGAEINWPFDLKELTQWLEDNGITYHS encoded by the coding sequence ATGGTGAATGCATTGGTGATACTCTACAGCACACAAGGCTGCCATCTCTGTGAGATGGCCCTTGAACTCGCAAATCAAGCAGGAATAGGGGATAAACTCGAGGTTATCGACATAGCTTTCGACGATGGGTTGTTTTCTCGTTACGGTGTCACCATTCCTGTATTGCATTGCCAAGGGGCCGAAATAAACTGGCCTTTTGATCTCAAAGAATTAACTCAATGGTTGGAAGATAATGGCATTACTTACCATTCATAA
- a CDS encoding ABC transporter ATP-binding protein: protein MALLTIHNGQLAFGDHPLLDKADFALQENERVCLVGRNGAGKSTLMKVLAGEIQMDDGKFQITQDVVVSRLEQDPPRNESGTVYDYVAGGLAEIGQQLKIYHDLLDLVAVDPSEKNINQLARVQEQLDHANAWRFDDRVSHVLAALQLNAETKLTDLSGGWQRKAALAKALVCDPDVLLLDEPTNHLDVTTIEWLETFLKDFRGSIIFISHDRAFIKAMATRIVDLDRGKLASFPGDYENYLVEKEEMLRVEEMQNAEFDKKLAQEEVWIRQGIKARRTRNEGRVRALKKLREERQNRVEVQGKAKIQIDDASRSGKIVFEAKNIHFAFDGKTIVDDFSFNIMRGDRIALIGPNGCGKSTVLKLLLGQLSPDAGQLHCGTKLEVAYFDQYREILDPEKTVIDNLADGKQEVTVGGRDRHALSYLQDFLFSPKRARTPVKALSGGEKNRLLLARIFLKANNLLILDEPTNDLDIETLELLEELLANYQGTLLLVSHDRQFVDNTVTTSWIFEGEGRIEEFVGGYHDAQQQRSQAILAREIETKQSPKTKVVEDTPKTTPVKNTSKKLSYKLQRELEALPARLEQLETDIEALQEQVNSADFFSQPVEKTQPVLDKLTALEQELEIAFERWEELEAMQQDS from the coding sequence ATGGCATTACTTACCATTCATAATGGTCAACTGGCATTTGGTGACCATCCTCTGCTCGATAAAGCGGATTTTGCCTTACAAGAAAATGAGAGAGTCTGTTTAGTTGGCCGTAATGGAGCAGGTAAATCGACCTTAATGAAGGTGCTTGCTGGTGAAATCCAAATGGACGACGGCAAGTTTCAGATCACGCAAGATGTGGTGGTATCGCGTCTAGAGCAAGATCCGCCAAGAAATGAATCGGGAACAGTTTATGATTATGTTGCTGGTGGGTTGGCAGAAATCGGCCAGCAGTTAAAGATCTACCATGATCTTTTGGATCTTGTTGCGGTTGACCCAAGTGAGAAAAATATAAACCAGCTTGCCAGAGTGCAAGAACAACTGGATCACGCTAATGCGTGGCGTTTTGATGATCGAGTGAGCCACGTTTTGGCGGCCCTTCAGCTTAACGCAGAGACTAAGCTGACCGATTTGTCCGGTGGTTGGCAGCGTAAAGCGGCTCTGGCCAAAGCATTGGTTTGCGATCCAGATGTTTTGCTGCTGGATGAACCGACTAACCATTTAGATGTCACGACGATCGAATGGTTAGAAACGTTTTTAAAAGATTTCCGTGGTTCTATCATCTTTATCTCTCACGACCGTGCCTTTATCAAGGCGATGGCGACACGTATCGTCGATCTTGACCGTGGCAAGCTCGCCTCTTTCCCGGGTGACTACGAAAACTACTTGGTAGAAAAAGAGGAGATGCTTCGGGTTGAAGAGATGCAGAATGCAGAATTCGACAAGAAACTCGCCCAAGAAGAAGTTTGGATTCGTCAAGGCATTAAGGCACGCAGAACCCGTAACGAAGGACGTGTTCGCGCATTAAAAAAACTGCGTGAAGAGCGCCAAAATCGCGTGGAAGTGCAAGGTAAAGCGAAGATCCAGATTGATGATGCATCGCGTTCGGGCAAGATCGTGTTTGAGGCGAAAAATATCCATTTTGCCTTTGATGGTAAGACAATCGTTGATGATTTTAGCTTCAATATCATGCGTGGTGATCGCATCGCATTGATTGGTCCAAATGGGTGCGGCAAAAGTACAGTGCTGAAATTGTTGCTTGGCCAATTGTCGCCAGATGCCGGGCAGCTTCATTGTGGTACTAAACTTGAAGTTGCTTACTTTGACCAGTACCGTGAGATTTTAGATCCAGAAAAAACCGTTATTGACAATCTGGCCGATGGTAAACAGGAAGTGACGGTTGGTGGGCGTGATAGACATGCATTGAGTTATTTGCAAGATTTTCTCTTTTCGCCCAAACGTGCCAGAACGCCGGTCAAAGCACTCTCTGGTGGTGAGAAAAACCGGCTCTTGCTTGCGCGTATTTTCCTTAAAGCCAATAACTTATTGATTCTTGACGAACCGACCAATGATTTAGATATTGAAACGTTGGAACTTTTGGAAGAATTACTTGCCAATTATCAGGGTACATTGCTTTTGGTTAGCCACGATCGACAATTTGTCGACAACACCGTAACCACAAGTTGGATCTTTGAAGGTGAAGGGCGGATTGAAGAGTTTGTTGGCGGTTATCACGACGCGCAGCAACAACGTTCTCAGGCGATCTTGGCAAGGGAAATTGAGACAAAACAATCTCCTAAAACGAAAGTGGTTGAGGATACTCCCAAAACAACGCCAGTAAAGAACACCTCGAAGAAGTTATCGTATAAGCTCCAAAGAGAGTTGGAGGCGCTACCTGCTCGTTTGGAACAGCTAGAAACCGACATTGAAGCCTTGCAAGAGCAGGTCAACTCTGCCGATTTCTTCTCGCAGCCTGTAGAGAAAACGCAACCAGTACTCGATAAGTTAACCGCTTTGGAGCAGGAATTAGAAATCGCTTTCGAGAGATGGGAAGAGCTCGAAGCAATGCAACAGGATAGTTAA
- a CDS encoding DUF3466 family protein, translating to MNCSMKFKMTTVALLVGSAMQANAALYKVVEVDPAQNGSTSSYNEAYGVAIQAGNVYQDSGKTLPFDKGCFDNAAACGDEQFKLALETRISVDGVSYREEVPFAMDPAFSYIQDYDDFRTYCFRELRYSTCDTWASVHWAPWSKELSKDYTSNALAFVEGASNAYDNKYNNVINSLTEAGLPVGNQSVVKADQTALETRNTVVAPVVPNGDFYQSRAWKTDGSYTSGSIATSATNDYGSHHTSKAAIWDQNGNVSQIVWPQGGDRDRNRLAQGSMRDFALLRDENDKPITIYGVGYNTFSDDNYLNASVFVGTIDDSAFDKTTWETKVVSGAQMKIGSDIIHSNSVVTNVNDKFVAVGEAKRSGSKPSEGAAANRLFLIEDVTADSISATFLTSLDNLFFSGAGGKMGGINNYNEIVGQVDAEDTREIDGKERRKRGFIFPYGGAGANQERRAIFNDKAWFLDDLTNGSNAPTSNNQYRIVDASDINDAGVISATAIKCDGGYDSTSHNAYCGGGSKDETIVAVKLVPIAGATSADIEARPVDKAAAERKGAGLGWLSLTLLVFFGFRRK from the coding sequence ATGAATTGCAGTATGAAATTCAAAATGACGACCGTAGCACTGCTGGTGGGTAGTGCAATGCAGGCAAACGCCGCGCTATACAAAGTTGTGGAAGTTGACCCAGCCCAAAATGGCAGCACTTCTTCGTACAACGAAGCCTATGGTGTTGCCATTCAAGCTGGAAACGTCTATCAGGATAGCGGAAAAACGCTACCGTTTGATAAAGGCTGCTTTGACAATGCTGCCGCTTGTGGTGATGAGCAATTTAAACTGGCTTTGGAGACGAGAATATCTGTCGATGGGGTTAGCTATCGTGAAGAAGTGCCATTTGCCATGGATCCTGCCTTCAGTTACATCCAAGATTACGATGATTTCAGAACCTATTGTTTTCGCGAATTGCGTTACTCAACTTGCGATACTTGGGCTTCCGTTCACTGGGCTCCATGGTCAAAAGAGCTGAGTAAAGACTATACATCGAACGCGCTGGCCTTTGTTGAAGGAGCTTCCAATGCTTACGATAATAAATACAACAACGTTATCAATAGCTTGACTGAAGCTGGTTTGCCAGTAGGCAATCAGAGTGTGGTAAAAGCTGATCAAACGGCTTTAGAAACTCGCAATACTGTCGTTGCTCCTGTTGTACCAAATGGGGATTTCTATCAGTCTCGAGCCTGGAAAACAGATGGCTCTTACACTTCTGGCAGCATTGCCACATCTGCGACGAATGACTATGGTTCTCACCACACTTCCAAAGCAGCGATTTGGGATCAAAATGGCAACGTTAGCCAAATTGTTTGGCCTCAAGGTGGGGATAGAGATAGAAATCGTCTCGCACAAGGTAGTATGAGAGATTTTGCTCTTTTAAGAGACGAAAACGATAAACCTATCACTATCTATGGGGTGGGTTACAACACCTTTTCTGATGACAACTATCTCAATGCCAGTGTCTTTGTCGGAACTATCGATGATAGCGCTTTTGATAAAACGACTTGGGAAACGAAAGTGGTTAGTGGCGCACAGATGAAAATTGGTAGCGACATTATCCATAGCAACTCTGTTGTGACCAACGTCAATGATAAATTTGTCGCTGTCGGCGAAGCCAAGCGTTCTGGTTCAAAACCCTCAGAAGGTGCGGCGGCTAATCGATTGTTTTTAATCGAAGATGTCACAGCAGACTCTATTTCGGCGACCTTTTTAACTTCGTTAGATAATCTATTCTTCTCGGGGGCTGGTGGCAAAATGGGCGGGATCAATAATTACAACGAGATTGTTGGTCAAGTTGATGCTGAAGATACCCGTGAAATTGATGGTAAAGAGCGGAGAAAGCGCGGTTTTATCTTTCCATATGGTGGAGCAGGAGCGAATCAAGAGCGGCGTGCTATCTTTAACGACAAAGCTTGGTTTTTGGATGATCTCACCAATGGCAGTAATGCGCCGACAAGCAATAACCAATATAGAATAGTGGATGCTTCCGATATCAATGATGCGGGCGTGATTTCTGCTACTGCGATTAAGTGTGATGGAGGTTATGATTCTACGTCACATAATGCTTACTGTGGTGGTGGCAGCAAAGATGAAACGATTGTGGCTGTCAAATTAGTTCCAATTGCAGGTGCGACTTCAGCAGACATCGAAGCGAGACCTGTCGATAAAGCGGCGGCAGAACGTAAAGGAGCAGGCCTTGGTTGGCTTTCTTTGACACTGTTAGTGTTTTTTGGTTTCCGCAGAAAATAG
- the rmf gene encoding ribosome modulation factor, translated as MKRQKRDRLDRAQSQGYKAGLNGRSQEECPYQQMDARSYWLGGWRDARNDKHSGLYK; from the coding sequence ATGAAGAGACAAAAGCGTGATCGCCTAGATCGAGCACAATCCCAAGGCTACAAGGCTGGCTTAAATGGTAGGTCTCAGGAGGAGTGTCCTTATCAGCAGATGGATGCTCGCTCGTATTGGTTAGGTGGTTGGCGTGACGCCAGAAATGACAAGCACTCTGGTCTCTATAAATGA
- the fabA gene encoding bifunctional 3-hydroxydecanoyl-ACP dehydratase/trans-2-decenoyl-ACP isomerase — MQNKRESYTREDLLASSQGELFGPGYPQLPAPNMLMMDRVTKMSETEGDFGKGLILAELDIKPDLWFFDCHFPGDPVMPGCLGLDAMWQLVGFFLGWVGGQGKGRALGVGEVKFTGQILPTAKKVTYEIHMKRVVNRKLVMGLADGRVLVDGKEIYVAKDLKVGLFQDTSAF, encoded by the coding sequence ATGCAAAACAAACGTGAATCATATACCCGAGAAGATCTATTGGCATCTAGTCAGGGCGAGCTTTTTGGTCCTGGTTATCCGCAGCTCCCTGCACCAAATATGCTTATGATGGACCGTGTGACCAAAATGTCAGAGACAGAAGGCGATTTTGGCAAAGGTCTTATCTTAGCTGAGTTGGACATCAAACCGGATTTATGGTTCTTTGATTGCCACTTTCCTGGTGACCCTGTAATGCCAGGCTGCTTAGGTTTGGACGCCATGTGGCAACTTGTTGGTTTCTTTCTTGGTTGGGTTGGTGGCCAAGGTAAAGGCCGTGCATTGGGTGTCGGTGAAGTGAAGTTTACCGGGCAAATCTTACCAACAGCGAAAAAGGTCACTTACGAAATTCATATGAAGCGTGTCGTAAACCGCAAATTGGTCATGGGTTTAGCTGATGGCCGTGTTCTTGTTGATGGCAAAGAAATTTATGTCGCAAAAGATCTGAAAGTCGGCTTGTTCCAAGATACGTCTGCATTTTAG
- a CDS encoding S16 family serine protease, with translation MNQVNWQFVTPQFDHFRHVLSELHNIEQTDYLELQPRAASALEAFTISSGMHRFLLVNCGDNSVFRGLIKEALQETISNHNVLSTESLAVDQLFDTYRLDKNGQIEMLAGQLSQVENVILIVSANLILANPLLWPKIKAAMLGEPVLPKPLKAEWFSPQVEPVVYQSKMVITGDRNQLAELDYLDEDLLSVLSMYTELEEDFHLDDDNLTPYIGYLKWLCNRYELPSFDQDALLRLLTAGVRETEDQHYLPLSPLWLRNILSLAAIESDNYLITGANMDRAIEEKQFRESYLPHRAIDDILDGQVIIETTGEQIGQINGLTVIDVAGHPVSYGEPARISCVIHFGDGDVSDVERKAELGGNLHAKGMMIMQAFLSSALRLDEPLPYSASIVFEQSYSEVDGDSASLAELCCLVSALSEQPIDQQIAVTGAVDQFGRVQAVGGLNEKIEGFYQVCKHQGFTGEQGVILPETNLKHLALHKEVVESIKAKEFHIWAVSSIDEVIPLIMGKPFRGEEDSVLSMIAERIENFAKHDHPQGFVERIKNWFV, from the coding sequence ATGAACCAAGTTAACTGGCAATTCGTAACGCCTCAATTCGACCATTTTCGCCATGTCCTTTCCGAGCTCCACAACATTGAGCAGACAGACTACTTAGAGCTGCAACCCAGAGCCGCTTCGGCACTTGAAGCCTTTACGATTTCCTCTGGAATGCATCGCTTCTTACTTGTCAACTGTGGCGACAACTCTGTATTCAGAGGTCTTATCAAAGAAGCGCTGCAAGAAACGATATCTAATCATAACGTGTTATCGACCGAATCCTTGGCGGTAGATCAATTGTTTGATACTTATCGGCTCGATAAAAACGGACAAATAGAGATGCTAGCGGGCCAACTCTCACAAGTAGAAAACGTCATTCTGATTGTTTCCGCCAATTTGATTCTAGCTAATCCGCTGCTTTGGCCAAAAATCAAAGCAGCGATGCTTGGTGAGCCAGTGTTACCGAAACCGTTAAAAGCCGAATGGTTTTCTCCACAAGTTGAACCAGTTGTTTATCAAAGCAAAATGGTGATCACTGGCGACAGAAATCAACTAGCAGAACTGGACTATCTTGATGAAGACCTGCTTTCTGTTCTTTCAATGTACACTGAATTGGAGGAGGATTTTCATCTTGATGATGACAACCTGACTCCTTACATCGGCTATTTAAAGTGGTTATGCAATAGATATGAGTTACCCTCTTTTGATCAGGACGCACTTTTACGTTTGCTTACAGCCGGTGTGAGAGAGACGGAAGATCAACATTACCTGCCTCTGTCTCCACTTTGGCTACGCAACATACTTTCTCTTGCGGCCATTGAATCGGATAACTACCTCATAACTGGGGCAAATATGGATCGAGCGATCGAAGAGAAGCAGTTTAGAGAGTCCTATCTTCCTCATCGTGCTATTGATGATATTCTTGATGGACAGGTGATTATTGAAACCACGGGCGAACAGATCGGACAGATTAATGGGTTAACCGTTATTGATGTTGCAGGGCACCCCGTTTCTTACGGCGAGCCGGCACGTATTTCATGCGTGATACATTTTGGCGATGGTGATGTTTCTGATGTGGAACGTAAAGCGGAACTTGGAGGCAATCTACACGCTAAAGGCATGATGATCATGCAGGCGTTTTTAAGTAGTGCACTGCGACTTGATGAACCATTACCCTACTCCGCTTCGATTGTATTTGAACAGTCCTATAGTGAAGTTGATGGTGACAGTGCCTCTCTCGCTGAACTCTGTTGTTTGGTAAGCGCACTTTCCGAGCAGCCAATTGACCAGCAAATCGCAGTCACAGGAGCGGTAGACCAGTTTGGTCGCGTTCAAGCTGTTGGTGGATTGAATGAAAAAATTGAAGGCTTCTACCAAGTTTGTAAACATCAAGGGTTTACAGGTGAACAAGGCGTTATTCTTCCAGAAACGAACTTAAAACATCTTGCATTGCATAAAGAGGTCGTCGAGAGCATTAAAGCGAAAGAATTTCATATTTGGGCTGTATCATCTATTGATGAAGTGATTCCGCTGATTATGGGAAAACCATTTCGTGGCGAAGAAGACAGTGTGCTAAGTATGATTGCTGAGCGCATTGAGAATTTTGCTAAACATGACCATCCTCAAGGCTTTGTAGAACGTATTAAAAACTGGTTTGTCTAG
- the matP gene encoding macrodomain Ter protein MatP: MKYQQLENLECGWKWQYLVNKWKDGEAITRHIDSSEADAAVAELRRLEHQPTQVIEWIERHMALDLDKKLKQAIRAKRKRHFNAEQIHTKKKSIDLDYRVWEKLSFRANELGCTLSDAIEYLLSEASRSEKASAAVTSLKEDLSKLLSD; the protein is encoded by the coding sequence ATGAAATATCAACAGTTAGAGAATTTAGAATGTGGCTGGAAGTGGCAATATCTTGTCAATAAATGGAAGGATGGAGAAGCGATTACCCGTCACATCGATTCAAGTGAAGCGGATGCCGCAGTTGCTGAGCTTCGAAGGTTGGAGCATCAACCTACGCAAGTAATCGAGTGGATTGAACGTCATATGGCTCTCGATCTAGATAAAAAGCTTAAGCAAGCCATTCGCGCCAAACGTAAACGACATTTTAACGCAGAGCAGATTCACACAAAGAAAAAGTCGATAGATCTCGATTATCGCGTGTGGGAGAAGCTTTCATTTCGAGCAAATGAGTTGGGATGCACTTTATCTGATGCGATTGAATATTTGCTGAGTGAAGCTTCGCGTAGCGAAAAAGCCAGTGCTGCGGTTACCAGCTTAAAAGAAGACTTAAGTAAACTGCTATCAGACTAA
- a CDS encoding DUF3634 family protein, whose amino-acid sequence MLYVIVIAAVLIFWLVAIDRPVLKISFKQGHINAVKGNLPPSFRHNLQEIGDKTPFDGELKVYSQRTGMKLVFSEQVPKKIQQRIRNVFPHQGFKSSKGKKHA is encoded by the coding sequence ATGCTTTATGTTATCGTGATTGCAGCGGTGTTAATCTTTTGGTTAGTCGCCATCGACAGACCTGTATTGAAAATTAGCTTTAAGCAAGGGCATATCAATGCGGTTAAGGGAAATTTGCCACCATCATTCCGCCATAATTTGCAGGAGATTGGTGATAAAACGCCCTTTGATGGTGAGTTAAAAGTTTACAGCCAACGCACGGGGATGAAATTGGTTTTCAGCGAGCAAGTTCCGAAAAAAATTCAACAGCGCATTAGAAATGTTTTCCCACACCAGGGCTTTAAATCAAGTAAAGGGAAAAAGCACGCCTGA